The following are encoded together in the Variovorax sp. PBS-H4 genome:
- a CDS encoding lipocalin family protein, whose product MVFFGAVALVMMVIGAGLYHLSASERTPASAMAAVSPQASGKPLERTAAFPPLSLPSDDAPHGSAMEWWYYSGILRAETGQGYAVHMVVFVANGLVKHTVMHAALTDLQTGKRYVSQSRTGGTPARSVAYGFDFRQEGWQVTASPSFHVLQANFDGASIAFDLGVSGPVVAHRAPGSETPGLLDFGNSGISYYYSRPRMPARGSIAIAGKSVPVSGELWFDHQWGEFDVLTLGWNWFALHLDDGSDLMVYELFDMDGRKVMTAGTHSDAQGSQAIEPGQVELAPGRTWTSPKTGIGYIVEWDIKLPTGVLNIKPFFADSEFDSGATTANVYWEGPVKVGGSRQGQGFLELSGYDRLRAKPAKSK is encoded by the coding sequence ATGGTGTTCTTCGGCGCCGTGGCGCTCGTGATGATGGTCATCGGCGCCGGGCTGTACCACCTTTCGGCCTCCGAGCGCACACCGGCTTCCGCCATGGCTGCAGTGTCGCCGCAGGCAAGCGGGAAGCCGTTGGAGCGGACCGCCGCGTTCCCGCCCCTCAGCCTGCCATCCGACGATGCGCCCCATGGGTCCGCCATGGAGTGGTGGTACTACAGCGGCATTTTGCGTGCGGAGACAGGCCAGGGCTACGCCGTTCACATGGTCGTCTTCGTGGCCAACGGATTGGTCAAGCACACCGTCATGCATGCCGCCCTGACCGACCTGCAGACCGGCAAGCGCTATGTCAGCCAGAGCCGCACGGGCGGCACCCCCGCAAGGAGCGTCGCCTACGGCTTCGACTTCAGGCAGGAGGGGTGGCAGGTCACCGCGTCGCCGTCGTTCCATGTACTGCAGGCCAATTTCGATGGCGCCTCGATCGCCTTCGACCTGGGCGTTTCCGGGCCGGTCGTCGCCCACCGCGCGCCGGGGTCGGAGACGCCCGGCCTGCTCGACTTCGGCAACAGCGGCATCAGCTACTACTATTCGCGCCCCCGGATGCCGGCGCGCGGCAGCATCGCCATCGCGGGGAAATCGGTGCCGGTCAGCGGTGAGCTCTGGTTCGATCACCAGTGGGGCGAATTCGACGTCCTGACGCTGGGCTGGAACTGGTTCGCCCTGCACCTGGACGATGGGTCCGACCTGATGGTCTACGAACTGTTCGACATGGACGGCCGGAAGGTCATGACGGCGGGCACCCATTCCGACGCCCAGGGCTCGCAAGCCATCGAGCCCGGCCAGGTCGAACTGGCGCCCGGCCGCACATGGACGAGCCCGAAGACCGGCATCGGCTACATCGTCGAATGGGACATCAAGCTGCCGACCGGCGTCCTGAACATCAAGCCCTTCTTCGCCGACAGCGAATTCGATTCGGGCGCGACGACGGCCAACGTCTATTGGGAAGGTCCGGTCAAGGTGGGCGGCAGCCGCCAAGGGCAAGGCTTCCTCGAGTTGAGCGGGTACGACCGCTTGCGCGCCAAGCCCGCGAAGAGCAAGTGA
- a CDS encoding Crp/Fnr family transcriptional regulator produces the protein MSTIGLFDTAVAALNASLATPAGIVALCSAAIAGSLVIVSSFVRTMIPLRCLAIGGNLGFLIYGALHPSLILVLLHGALLPINIFRAAQMVRLTRRVQLAAATSDFSGVWLRPYMRRRRLRKNAVLFRKGDAAKRLYFLAEGQIEFVEIGQTMEPGRLFGEIGFFAPDKRRTLTARCATNCTVLQMDEMTFKSLYFQNPAFGFEVVTLVAGRLLADRQRLEERLAAGLPAA, from the coding sequence ATGTCAACGATCGGATTGTTCGACACCGCCGTGGCCGCGTTGAATGCATCGCTGGCGACGCCGGCCGGCATCGTTGCGCTTTGCTCCGCCGCCATCGCGGGCTCGCTCGTCATCGTGAGCTCCTTCGTGAGGACCATGATCCCCTTGCGCTGCCTGGCGATCGGCGGCAACCTGGGCTTCCTGATCTACGGCGCGCTGCATCCGTCTCTGATCCTGGTGTTGCTGCATGGGGCGTTGCTGCCGATCAACATCTTTCGCGCGGCCCAGATGGTCCGCCTCACACGCCGGGTGCAACTGGCGGCAGCCACCAGCGATTTTTCGGGGGTCTGGCTGCGGCCTTACATGCGCCGGCGACGGCTGAGGAAAAACGCCGTGCTGTTTCGCAAGGGCGACGCCGCCAAGCGCCTGTATTTCCTCGCCGAAGGCCAGATCGAGTTCGTGGAGATCGGCCAGACCATGGAGCCCGGCCGGCTGTTCGGCGAGATCGGCTTCTTTGCGCCCGACAAGCGACGCACGCTGACGGCGCGCTGCGCCACGAACTGCACCGTGCTGCAGATGGACGAGATGACCTTCAAGTCGCTCTATTTCCAGAACCCGGCCTTCGGCTTCGAGGTCGTGACGCTGGTGGCGGGCCGGCTGCTGGCAGACCGGCAGCGGCTGGAAGAGCGGCTCGCCGCCGGATTGCCGGCGGCCTGA
- a CDS encoding glycoside hydrolase 100 family protein: MTHHPDASAHALIDACAEASLDLLERNLTPHGILAASRTEAAEARRYTRIFGRDAAICVMAMCGSGVPALEEGAVNSLDALAAQQAANGQIPKYVDPEGRDADFWYLGCIDATLWWLIAVDHVRRHGRVGPSRWSDEVSRATGWLLAQEHQHFRLLQQNEASDWADIMPRSGYVLYTNTLWYEVKRRYGLDHAEATHYHFNHLFNPFQAELPKYHRARLLRHYARRGQRDPRLYLSFVNLSVVGHEGDVFGNILAIQSGLADTAMAYRIVDTLSAANASVPYPLRVVLYPLTPQHPLWRLYMGRHQQNLVHQYHNGGIWPFVGGFWVMMLARLGLHEPAWSELARLAGVNALDDWRFTEWFHGRTLAPRGMAGQSWNAATFLLARRALMGDAAGW, from the coding sequence ATGACCCATCATCCCGACGCTTCCGCCCACGCGCTGATCGACGCCTGCGCCGAGGCCTCGCTCGACCTCCTCGAGCGCAACCTGACCCCTCACGGCATCCTCGCCGCCAGCCGGACCGAAGCGGCGGAGGCGCGGCGCTACACGCGAATCTTCGGGCGCGACGCCGCCATCTGCGTGATGGCGATGTGCGGCAGCGGCGTACCTGCCCTGGAGGAAGGCGCAGTGAACAGCCTCGATGCCCTGGCAGCGCAGCAGGCGGCCAACGGGCAGATCCCCAAGTACGTGGATCCTGAAGGCCGCGATGCCGACTTCTGGTACCTGGGTTGCATCGACGCCACCTTGTGGTGGCTCATCGCGGTGGACCACGTGCGCCGCCACGGCCGCGTCGGCCCGTCGCGCTGGAGCGACGAGGTGAGCCGCGCGACCGGCTGGCTGCTGGCGCAGGAGCACCAGCACTTCCGGCTGCTGCAGCAGAACGAGGCCAGCGATTGGGCCGACATCATGCCGCGCTCGGGCTACGTGCTCTACACCAACACGCTCTGGTACGAGGTCAAGCGGCGCTATGGGCTCGACCACGCCGAGGCGACGCACTACCACTTCAACCACCTTTTCAACCCCTTCCAGGCCGAACTTCCCAAGTACCACCGGGCGCGGCTGCTGCGGCACTATGCGCGCCGGGGCCAGCGCGATCCGCGCCTGTACCTGAGCTTCGTCAATCTCTCGGTGGTCGGCCACGAAGGGGACGTCTTCGGCAACATACTCGCCATTCAGAGCGGACTGGCCGATACCGCCATGGCCTACCGCATCGTCGACACCCTCAGCGCGGCGAATGCCAGCGTGCCTTATCCGCTGCGCGTGGTGCTGTATCCGCTGACGCCCCAGCACCCGCTGTGGCGGCTCTACATGGGCCGTCACCAGCAGAACCTCGTGCACCAGTACCACAACGGCGGCATCTGGCCCTTCGTCGGCGGCTTCTGGGTGATGATGCTGGCGCGCCTGGGGCTGCACGAGCCGGCCTGGTCAGAGCTCGCACGGTTGGCCGGCGTGAATGCACTGGACGACTGGCGCTTCACCGAGTGGTTCCACGGCCGGACGCTGGCGCCCAGGGGAATGGCGGGCCAGAGCTGGAACGCCGCCACCTTTTTGCTGGCCCGTCGCGCGCTGATGGGCGATGCGGCGGGGTGGTGA